The genomic interval AAACTAAGCGCCCTTACAGAAAAGGCAACGCACTTAGCGATGCTGAAAAGCAGAGTATGTCTGTTGCCCGTAAACGAGTGACTCATAAAGAAGTGAAAGTTTTCATTGAGCCGCAACTTAAAGAACTGCTCATGAATATGTGCGAGCAGGATGGATTAACGCAAGCAGAAGTGCTTGGGCA from Erwinia billingiae Eb661 carries:
- the repA gene encoding replication regulatory protein RepA, coding for MPHAVNQESSSSKTKRPYRKGNALSDAEKQSMSVARKRVTHKEVKVFIEPQLKELLMNMCEQDGLTQAEVLGQLIVREARARKLT